Proteins from one Muntiacus reevesi chromosome X, mMunRee1.1, whole genome shotgun sequence genomic window:
- the LOC136154230 gene encoding melanoma-associated antigen B2-like: MPRGKKSKNRAREKRRQTRAETQGLHDQATTSGGEETASPSPPDAESAPSSSSAAGTPKGPQGAQGTTSAAAGAIRKRSGVGGKARSRSGVGAKGQVQEGENSSQASAAESARTDLLTRKAEMLVQYMLYKYKVRELIKRFEMLKVINKRYREQFPEILSRASERMELVFGLVLKEVRPNSHSYTLVSNLDLGDSESMRGDWGLPKNGLLMPLLGVIYLNGNHAPEEKIWKFLNMLGIYDGRNHFIFGEPRKLITEDLVREEFLEYRQVPGSDPPRYEFLWGPKVLAESSKTKVLEFLAKVSSSAQTALPPNYEKAWREEVESTSARAAVSAGSSASPSAGPSASTGPGTTASATAGPSSSATAHPRAASSRSSHP, translated from the exons ATGCCCCGTGGGAAGAAGAGTAAGAACCGTGCTCGTGAGAAACGTCGCCAGACCCGAGCTGAGACCCAGGGTCTTCATGATCAGGCCACCACATCTGGGGGAGAGGAGaccgcctccccctcccctcctgatGCAGAGAGTGCTCCCTCAAGCTCGTCTGCTGCTGGCACCCCCAAGGGGCCTCAGGGAGCCCAAGGCACCACCAGTGCTGCTGCAGGTGCTATACGCAAAAGATCTGGTGTCG GTGGCAAAGCACGCTCAAGATCTGGTGTAGGTGCCAAGGGCCAAGTTCAGGAAGGTGAAAATTCCTCCCAGGCCTCAGCTGCTGAGAGTGCTCGCACAGATCTTCTGACCAGAAAGGCAGAGATGTTGGTGCAGTACATGCTGTATAAATATAAAGTGAGAGAGCTCATTAAGAGGTTTGAAATGCTGAAGGTAATCAATAAAAGGTACAGGGAGCAATTCCCTGAGATCCTCAGCAGGGCCTCTGAGCGCATGGAGCTGGTGTTTGGCCTGGTGCTGAAGGAAGTCAGGCCCAACAGTCACTCCTATACCCTGGTGAGCAACCTAGATCTCGGCGACAGTGAGTCTATGAGAGGTGACTGGGGGCTGCCGAAGAATGGTCTTCTGATGCCTCTGCTAGGTGTCATCTACCTGAATGGCAACCATGCCCCTGAAGAgaagatctggaagttcctgAATATGCTGGGCATCTATGATGGAAGAAATCACTTCATCTTTGGAGAGCCCAGGAAGCTCATCACAGAAGATCTGGTGCGAGAAGAGTTCCTGGAGTACCGCCAGGTGCCCGGCAGCGATCCCCctcgctatgagttcctgtggggtcctaAAGTGCTCGCAGAATCCAGCAAGaccaaagtcctggagtttttGGCCAAGGTCAGCAGTTCTGCCCAAACTGCCCTCCCGCCGAATTATGAGAAGGCTTGGAGAGAGGAAGTAGAGAGCACCAGCGCCAGAGCTGCAGTCAGTGCTGGCTCTTCTGCCTCACCCAGTGCTGGCCCTTCTGCCTCAACCGGGCCTGGCACTACTGCCTCGGCCACTGCTGGCCCTTCTTCTTCAGCTACTGCGCACCCCAGGGCCGCATCCAGCCGCTCATCTCACCCCTAG